The Streptomyces sp. NBC_00440 genome contains a region encoding:
- the mca gene encoding mycothiol conjugate amidase Mca → MTEQLRLMAVHAHPDDESSKGAATMAKYVSEGVDVLVVTCTGGERGSILNPKLQGDAYIEENIHEVRKKEMDEAREILGVDQAWLGFVDSGLPEGDPLPPLPEGCFALEDVDVAAGRLVRLIREFRPQVITTYDENGGYPHPDHIMTHQVSMVAFDAAADTERYPEAEFGPAFQPQKLYYNQGFNKPRTVALHEALLARGLESPYAEWLERWKTFERAERTLTTHVPCADFFEIRDKALIAHATQIDPDGGWFHVPMEIQQEVWPTEEYELAKSLVPTSLPEDDLFAGIRDNA, encoded by the coding sequence TTGACTGAGCAGCTTCGCCTGATGGCCGTCCACGCCCACCCCGACGACGAGTCGAGCAAGGGTGCGGCGACCATGGCCAAGTACGTGTCCGAGGGGGTGGACGTGCTGGTCGTGACCTGCACCGGAGGCGAGCGCGGCTCCATCCTCAATCCCAAACTCCAGGGTGACGCCTACATCGAGGAGAACATTCACGAAGTCCGCAAGAAGGAGATGGACGAGGCGCGCGAGATCCTCGGGGTCGACCAGGCCTGGCTGGGCTTCGTCGACTCGGGCCTGCCCGAGGGCGACCCGCTGCCTCCGCTGCCCGAGGGCTGCTTCGCACTGGAGGACGTCGATGTGGCCGCGGGACGGCTGGTGCGGCTGATCCGGGAATTCCGGCCGCAGGTCATCACCACGTACGACGAGAACGGCGGATACCCGCACCCCGACCACATCATGACCCACCAGGTCTCGATGGTGGCGTTCGATGCGGCGGCGGACACCGAGAGGTACCCCGAGGCCGAGTTCGGTCCGGCCTTCCAGCCGCAGAAGCTCTACTACAACCAGGGCTTCAACAAGCCGCGCACCGTGGCGCTGCACGAGGCGCTGCTGGCGCGCGGCCTGGAGTCGCCGTACGCGGAGTGGCTGGAGCGCTGGAAGACGTTCGAGCGCGCCGAACGCACCCTGACCACGCACGTTCCCTGCGCGGACTTCTTCGAGATCCGGGACAAGGCGCTCATCGCGCACGCCACGCAGATCGACCCCGACGGCGGCTGGTTCCACGTCCCGATGGAGATCCAGCAGGAGGTCTGGCCGACCGAGGAGTACGAGCTCGCGAAGTCTCTCGTGCCGACATCCCTCCCCGAGGACGACCTCTTTGCGGGCATCCGCGACAATGCCTAG
- a CDS encoding tetratricopeptide repeat protein, translated as MRDGHRAEAERLLARAVEEEVRRAGGRADAGTLLARGRGALDSLAGSAADEYAAYTRALDAAEAEQHPLSAHFNRASLATPALVTVVAAIAACGADLALGTGGGTAVGSGVVVAVAGAAATVARVTAAHWPAAHRRAGAQGQPGGTEQLRLQWLTALEVRGIRPYLDQQRMLAVPQNQKKAKSTVPPQLRGTDKSAAARRRSTLDQSFSHLPEADGPFAGRRAELAQIAQWVHAARASTETRPTVVVLHGAPGSGRTTLAVRAAHQLKDQFRGACVVDLRGATRDEALLSTRDALLHLLNRLGAPREQLLFRERSSPEQQLKRLSELYHQHLTELAVTVVLDDASDPAQVRALVPERSDSLVLVTSGAPLELPGDIRAWVHQLPVEALDAAGAEELLRETAEEPESPYDAESTDRVTELCGGLPLALRVAGSSLGRRSTRELAAHLGTYRQLDPVERALALRYSDQPDEGRRLLRRLALAGRASLGAAAAAALLGADDQEARRLLTLLSRAGLIDHVRGSRYRLHDTVRTFAQARLEDEEQPQERTAAQERLIQSYAELADAVIRLVDGKLSTRAGQFGPHGFASLDAALRWLDEESSFITSALRQAEGVDQDVVLHLLGALCDYCLLRGDLYRLGEISELTQAVGKGLLARSVQWRTGIAARQLGELDKARTTLTSVVDLYHEAQHGAGEALALCSLGITLHHQGNLTEAAARLREAIALQAAPELAADRAWSLHALAAVERDLGNLTEALTLLSTALTLHQESDSLHGEAWTHFQLGQLCLRLGEVVRADEELRTALDAYGQTRDGRGEAWAMTQLARARLVEGDASVAVDQLRQALSRHRDNEDARGEAWTLYYLGQALEERGARDQAVRELERARTMFSRMRDGYGLACARHHSGRVTRDQRAAQTGNLRNSGFARQLLVDARTDFHRIGVAHGEAWTCLELALIDAGNDRAAQALQLCDEAAALFATYDDGRGGDWARFLRCTLLPYASPGGSEVGTAVAAEELSRLIRAEHPARDPGLAECAEAYALILERGVSLDDGWQAWLLGMVPGRNAREIMGVPVPVARP; from the coding sequence ATGCGGGACGGCCATCGGGCGGAAGCAGAGCGGCTGTTGGCGCGCGCCGTGGAGGAAGAGGTGCGGCGGGCGGGCGGCCGGGCCGATGCGGGGACGCTGCTGGCGCGCGGGCGCGGTGCGCTCGATTCGCTGGCCGGGAGCGCCGCCGACGAGTACGCCGCGTACACCCGCGCACTCGACGCGGCGGAGGCCGAACAGCATCCGCTCTCCGCGCACTTCAACCGCGCGTCCCTCGCAACACCCGCACTGGTCACCGTGGTTGCCGCCATCGCCGCGTGCGGTGCGGACCTCGCCCTCGGCACCGGCGGCGGGACCGCGGTCGGGTCGGGCGTGGTCGTCGCCGTGGCCGGGGCCGCCGCCACCGTCGCCAGGGTGACCGCCGCGCACTGGCCCGCGGCCCACCGCAGAGCCGGGGCCCAGGGGCAGCCCGGCGGGACCGAGCAGCTGCGGCTCCAGTGGCTGACCGCGCTGGAGGTACGCGGCATCCGCCCGTACCTGGACCAGCAGCGGATGCTCGCGGTGCCCCAGAACCAGAAGAAGGCCAAGAGCACCGTGCCGCCGCAGTTGCGCGGCACCGACAAGAGCGCGGCGGCGCGCAGGCGGTCCACGCTCGACCAGTCGTTCAGCCATCTGCCCGAGGCGGACGGGCCGTTCGCGGGACGCCGGGCCGAGCTGGCGCAGATCGCCCAGTGGGTGCACGCCGCCCGCGCCTCCACCGAGACCCGGCCGACGGTCGTGGTGCTGCACGGTGCCCCCGGCTCGGGGCGCACCACGCTCGCCGTCCGCGCTGCGCACCAGCTCAAGGACCAGTTCCGCGGGGCCTGCGTGGTCGATCTGCGCGGCGCGACCCGCGACGAGGCCCTCCTGTCGACCAGGGACGCGCTGCTCCATCTGCTGAACCGGCTCGGTGCCCCGCGCGAGCAGCTGCTCTTCCGGGAACGCTCGTCGCCGGAACAGCAGTTGAAGCGGCTGAGCGAGTTGTACCACCAGCATCTGACCGAGCTGGCCGTCACCGTCGTACTGGACGACGCGTCGGACCCGGCGCAGGTGCGCGCCCTGGTGCCGGAGCGCTCGGACAGCCTGGTCCTGGTGACGTCGGGCGCCCCGCTCGAACTGCCCGGCGACATCCGGGCCTGGGTGCACCAGCTGCCGGTGGAGGCGCTGGACGCGGCGGGTGCGGAGGAGCTGCTGCGGGAGACCGCGGAGGAGCCGGAGAGCCCGTACGACGCCGAATCGACCGATCGGGTCACGGAGTTGTGCGGCGGACTGCCGCTGGCGCTGCGGGTCGCGGGCTCCTCGCTCGGCCGCCGCTCCACGCGTGAACTCGCCGCGCACCTCGGTACGTACCGGCAGCTCGACCCGGTGGAGCGGGCGCTCGCGCTGCGCTACAGCGACCAGCCCGATGAGGGGCGGCGGCTGCTGCGCCGGCTCGCGCTGGCCGGGCGCGCCAGCCTGGGCGCGGCCGCAGCGGCGGCGCTGCTGGGCGCCGACGACCAGGAGGCGCGGCGGCTGCTGACCCTGCTGTCCCGGGCCGGCCTGATCGACCACGTACGCGGCAGCCGCTACCGGCTGCACGACACGGTGCGCACCTTCGCGCAGGCCCGGCTGGAGGACGAGGAGCAGCCGCAGGAGCGCACGGCCGCGCAGGAGCGGCTGATCCAGAGCTACGCCGAGCTCGCGGACGCGGTGATCCGGCTGGTGGACGGCAAACTCTCCACCCGGGCGGGCCAGTTCGGGCCGCACGGCTTCGCCTCGCTGGACGCGGCGCTGCGCTGGCTGGACGAGGAGTCGAGCTTCATCACCTCCGCGCTGCGCCAGGCGGAGGGCGTCGACCAGGACGTGGTGCTGCATCTGCTGGGCGCCCTCTGCGACTACTGCCTGCTGCGCGGCGACCTCTACCGGCTGGGTGAGATCAGCGAGCTGACGCAGGCCGTCGGGAAGGGGCTGCTCGCCAGGTCGGTGCAGTGGCGTACGGGGATCGCGGCCCGCCAGCTCGGCGAGCTGGACAAGGCCCGCACGACCCTGACCTCGGTCGTCGACCTCTACCACGAGGCGCAGCACGGCGCGGGCGAGGCGCTGGCACTCTGCTCGCTCGGCATCACCCTGCACCACCAGGGGAATCTGACGGAGGCGGCGGCGCGGCTGCGGGAGGCGATCGCACTCCAGGCGGCGCCGGAGCTGGCCGCGGACCGCGCCTGGTCGCTGCACGCGCTGGCGGCGGTGGAGCGCGACCTGGGGAATCTGACGGAGGCACTGACACTGCTCTCGACGGCGCTCACCCTGCACCAGGAGAGCGACTCGCTGCACGGCGAGGCATGGACGCACTTCCAGCTGGGCCAGCTCTGCCTGCGCCTGGGCGAGGTGGTCCGGGCGGACGAGGAGCTGCGGACGGCGCTCGACGCGTACGGGCAGACCAGGGACGGCCGGGGCGAAGCCTGGGCGATGACCCAGCTGGCCCGGGCCAGGCTGGTCGAAGGTGACGCGTCGGTCGCGGTGGACCAGCTGCGCCAGGCGCTCTCCCGCCACCGGGACAACGAGGACGCCCGGGGCGAGGCCTGGACGCTCTACTACCTGGGCCAGGCCCTGGAGGAGCGCGGCGCCCGCGACCAGGCGGTACGGGAGCTGGAGCGGGCCCGGACGATGTTCTCGCGGATGCGCGACGGGTACGGGCTGGCCTGCGCCCGACACCACTCGGGGCGGGTCACCCGCGACCAGCGCGCGGCGCAGACGGGCAACCTCCGCAACAGCGGTTTCGCCCGCCAGCTGCTGGTCGACGCGCGCACCGACTTCCACCGGATCGGGGTGGCGCACGGCGAGGCGTGGACCTGTCTGGAGCTGGCCCTGATCGACGCGGGCAACGACCGCGCGGCCCAGGCGCTCCAGCTCTGCGACGAGGCGGCGGCGCTCTTCGCGACGTACGACGACGGGCGGGGCGGCGACTGGGCCCGTTTCCTGCGCTGCACGCTGCTGCCGTACGCGTCGCCCGGCGGCTCGGAGGTGGGCACCGCGGTGGCGGCGGAGGAGCTGTCCCGGCTGATCCGGGCGGAACACCCGGCCCGCGACCCCGGTCTCGCCGAATGCGCGGAGGCGTACGCCCTGATCCTGGAGCGCGGGGTGTCACTGGACGACGGCTGGCAGGCCTGGCTGCTCGGCATGGTGCCGGGCCGGAACGCCCGCGAGATCATGGGCGTACCGGTGCCGGTGGCACGGCCGTAG
- a CDS encoding carbon-nitrogen hydrolase family protein, which produces MRTLAVAALQTVPVPHDLEATWLRFADQVRATRDLFPHVQLVTVPELHLAAEGPLLGPAPDDWMEQAAVTIPGPLTDRLRALAVETGLWLVPGSVFERAEDGRIHNTALAVSPQGEIAARYRKVFPWQPYEKAAPGTGFTVFDIPGVGRVGLAICYDGSFPETVRQLAWMGAEIVIQPTLTTTRDREMELVCARANAWTNQLYVLNVNAADPAGVGTSALVDPEGIVRQQAGSGEEILVDVLDLDTVTRVRRYGSAGLNRPWAQLARYGSAIELPMYGGTFHTPPWLNDESAQ; this is translated from the coding sequence ATGCGCACACTCGCCGTCGCCGCACTCCAGACCGTCCCCGTTCCCCACGACCTCGAAGCCACCTGGCTCCGTTTCGCCGATCAGGTCCGCGCCACCCGTGACCTGTTCCCCCACGTCCAGCTGGTCACCGTTCCCGAACTGCACCTCGCCGCCGAAGGACCGCTGCTGGGGCCGGCGCCCGACGACTGGATGGAACAGGCCGCCGTCACCATCCCCGGCCCACTCACCGACCGGCTCCGCGCCCTCGCGGTGGAGACCGGGCTGTGGCTCGTCCCCGGCAGCGTCTTCGAACGCGCCGAGGACGGCCGTATCCACAACACCGCGCTCGCGGTCTCTCCCCAGGGCGAGATCGCAGCCCGCTACCGCAAGGTCTTCCCCTGGCAGCCGTACGAGAAGGCGGCCCCCGGGACGGGTTTCACCGTCTTCGACATCCCCGGGGTCGGCCGGGTGGGTCTGGCCATCTGCTACGACGGCTCCTTTCCCGAGACCGTGCGCCAACTCGCCTGGATGGGCGCCGAGATCGTCATCCAGCCCACGCTGACCACCACCCGGGACCGTGAGATGGAACTCGTCTGCGCACGCGCCAACGCCTGGACGAACCAGCTGTACGTCCTCAACGTGAACGCCGCCGACCCGGCCGGCGTCGGCACCAGCGCGTTGGTCGACCCGGAGGGCATCGTCCGCCAGCAGGCCGGGAGCGGTGAGGAGATCCTCGTCGACGTCCTGGACCTGGACACGGTCACCCGGGTGCGCCGTTACGGTTCCGCCGGGCTCAACCGCCCCTGGGCCCAGCTCGCCCGGTACGGATCGGCCATCGAACTTCCCATGTACGGCGGCACGTTCCACACTCCGCCCTGGCTGAACGACGAGAGCGCACAGTAG
- a CDS encoding APC family permease, whose translation MNPTDTAEATGSPPPSTGKGLRSGSVGLLAAVALGLSSVAPAYSIAVTLGLVTLVVGHLAPAALLLGFVPILLTAFAFRELNRQMPDCGTTFVWTTRAFGPLTGWLTGGWVVQIATLIAMTALSQVGATYLLQALGLHALEQSTTAVTATAVLLLAALTAVARRGLQIAAPLQYVLLGLQLTALFGFGAAALLRHHAATPSLAWLDPLAFGGFGPCAQAVLLCLFIYWGWDALITVNEETSDSDRVPGRAVLVSTFVLLGTYLFTAFAAISFAGTARTGNGLGNPANATDILATLAPSVLGTALTKAVQLAVCLSALSALLTSLISSSRATLSMASHGALPAPFARIHPRHRTPAFGTVFFGATTAALLVMLQLLSARFLGDAILSVGLLIAGYYGTTALACVWHFRKQLRDSPRDLLMKGLFPLLGAVMMLAAFARSAHDMYAPTYGSTSFHGVGGVFLLGAGSIALGVAAVLIARSRFPRFFRDGRTAVARLTITED comes from the coding sequence ATGAACCCGACCGACACCGCCGAAGCAACCGGCAGCCCGCCCCCTTCCACCGGTAAAGGGCTGCGATCGGGCTCGGTCGGCCTGCTCGCGGCCGTCGCCCTCGGTCTGTCCTCGGTGGCCCCGGCGTACAGCATCGCCGTCACACTCGGCCTGGTCACCCTGGTCGTCGGACACCTCGCCCCGGCCGCACTGCTGCTCGGCTTCGTGCCGATCCTGCTCACCGCCTTCGCCTTCCGCGAACTCAACCGGCAGATGCCGGACTGCGGAACCACCTTCGTGTGGACCACCCGCGCCTTCGGCCCCCTGACCGGCTGGCTCACCGGCGGCTGGGTGGTACAGATCGCCACCCTGATCGCGATGACGGCACTGTCCCAGGTCGGCGCCACCTACCTGCTCCAGGCGCTCGGCCTGCACGCGCTGGAGCAGAGCACCACCGCCGTGACCGCCACGGCCGTCCTGCTGCTGGCGGCCCTCACCGCTGTGGCCCGCAGGGGCCTGCAGATCGCCGCCCCGCTCCAGTACGTCCTGCTGGGACTGCAGCTCACCGCCCTGTTCGGGTTCGGCGCCGCCGCCCTCCTGCGGCATCACGCCGCCACCCCGTCCCTGGCCTGGCTCGACCCCCTGGCCTTCGGGGGCTTCGGACCCTGCGCCCAGGCGGTGCTGCTGTGCCTGTTCATCTACTGGGGATGGGACGCGCTGATCACCGTCAACGAGGAGACCAGCGACAGCGACCGCGTCCCCGGGCGGGCTGTGCTCGTCTCCACCTTCGTCCTGCTGGGCACCTACCTGTTCACCGCCTTCGCCGCGATCAGCTTCGCCGGCACCGCCCGCACCGGCAACGGACTGGGCAACCCCGCCAACGCCACCGACATCCTGGCCACCCTCGCCCCCTCCGTGCTCGGCACGGCCCTGACCAAGGCGGTCCAGCTCGCCGTCTGCCTCTCCGCCCTCTCCGCCCTGCTCACCAGCCTCATCAGCAGCTCCCGGGCCACCTTGTCCATGGCCTCGCACGGCGCCCTGCCCGCCCCGTTCGCCCGTATCCACCCGCGCCATCGCACACCCGCCTTCGGAACCGTCTTCTTCGGCGCCACCACCGCGGCCCTGCTGGTCATGCTCCAGCTGCTCTCGGCGAGGTTCCTGGGCGATGCCATCCTCTCCGTCGGCCTGCTGATCGCCGGCTACTACGGCACCACGGCGCTGGCGTGCGTCTGGCACTTCCGCAAGCAGTTGCGCGACTCGCCGCGCGACCTGTTGATGAAGGGTCTCTTTCCGCTGCTGGGCGCCGTGATGATGCTGGCGGCCTTCGCCCGGAGCGCCCACGACATGTACGCGCCCACCTACGGCAGTACCTCCTTCCACGGCGTGGGCGGGGTCTTCCTGCTCGGAGCAGGCTCCATCGCCCTGGGCGTGGCGGCCGTACTGATCGCCCGTTCCCGCTTCCCCCGCTTCTTCCGCGATGGCCGCACCGCCGTCGCCCGGCTCACCATCACCGAGGACTGA
- a CDS encoding TetR/AcrR family transcriptional regulator, producing MAAKKGGGKEARRAELGAAVQRALLTRGLDGLRLRDIAEEAGVTPAAVLYYGDLDALVHETYQRAIERYSQEREQAADRFTDAREKLRSCIDNGVASGPDDALTRLLYEYWPRCLRDARAAALDSALTERQISVYAGILVLGQAQGHFALQDPPRLVAANFVAMEDGYQMEVLAGRRTRAEVITALHAHARAVTGHDLAGGTER from the coding sequence ATGGCGGCGAAGAAGGGCGGCGGGAAGGAAGCCCGCCGTGCCGAGCTGGGCGCAGCGGTGCAGCGCGCCTTGCTGACGCGCGGGCTGGACGGTCTGCGCCTGCGCGACATCGCCGAGGAAGCCGGCGTCACACCCGCCGCGGTGCTCTACTACGGCGATCTGGACGCCCTGGTTCACGAGACCTATCAGCGGGCCATCGAGCGGTACAGCCAGGAGCGCGAGCAGGCCGCCGACCGCTTCACGGACGCCCGCGAGAAGCTCCGCTCCTGCATCGACAACGGCGTCGCCAGCGGCCCCGACGACGCTCTGACCCGGCTGCTCTACGAGTACTGGCCGCGCTGCCTGCGGGATGCCAGGGCCGCGGCCCTGGACAGTGCACTGACCGAACGTCAGATCTCTGTCTACGCAGGCATCCTGGTGCTGGGCCAGGCCCAGGGCCACTTCGCCCTCCAGGACCCGCCCCGCCTTGTCGCCGCCAACTTCGTCGCCATGGAGGACGGCTATCAGATGGAGGTTCTCGCCGGCCGCCGCACCCGCGCCGAAGTGATCACCGCCCTGCACGCCCACGCACGGGCCGTCACCGGCCACGACCTGGCCGGCGGCACTGAGCGCTGA
- a CDS encoding helix-turn-helix transcriptional regulator encodes MSSPVAQRETVRDIEAICRLDLGSRELRRRIAERLTRLVPADSYCFGTIDPATLLITDDVSAGLTPAAAASAAHNEYLVDDVLKFAALARSEMPAGTLGAATGGDPESSHRYRAVLPMIDARHELRASFVVDRRCWGAIALFGGGGRPDFTPADVDVLRRLSAPVAAALRRAVHRAPADAAPGPAEAGVLLLDQDLRLLSENPAAKLWRDELASSGSELPIAVLEVAARGRGAALPAYGRIRGRSGRWLSVHASPMSGGPYPAPVAVTVHPAPAADVAEVLLLAYGLTPRERDVLARVVAGLPSRAIAMELHITTATVQDHLKSVFAKAGVRSRRELVATILDL; translated from the coding sequence GTGAGTTCCCCGGTTGCCCAGCGCGAGACCGTGCGTGACATCGAGGCGATCTGCCGTCTCGACCTCGGCTCCCGGGAGCTGCGACGCCGGATCGCCGAGCGGCTGACGCGGCTCGTCCCGGCCGACTCCTACTGTTTCGGCACGATCGACCCCGCAACGTTGCTGATCACCGACGACGTGAGTGCCGGGCTCACGCCGGCCGCGGCCGCATCCGCCGCGCACAACGAGTACCTGGTGGACGACGTACTGAAGTTCGCGGCGCTCGCCCGTTCCGAGATGCCCGCAGGCACGCTCGGTGCGGCCACCGGCGGTGACCCGGAGTCCAGCCACCGGTACCGGGCCGTGCTCCCGATGATCGACGCGCGGCACGAGCTGCGGGCGAGCTTCGTGGTGGACCGCCGGTGCTGGGGCGCCATCGCCCTGTTCGGCGGCGGTGGGCGGCCCGACTTCACCCCGGCCGACGTCGACGTGCTGCGGCGGCTGTCCGCCCCGGTGGCTGCGGCCCTGCGCCGGGCCGTCCACCGGGCACCCGCCGACGCCGCTCCCGGCCCGGCCGAGGCAGGTGTGCTCCTGCTCGATCAGGACTTGCGGCTGCTCTCGGAGAATCCGGCCGCGAAACTCTGGCGGGACGAACTGGCCTCGTCCGGTTCGGAGCTGCCCATCGCGGTCCTGGAGGTCGCCGCGCGAGGGAGAGGCGCGGCGCTGCCGGCCTACGGGCGGATCCGTGGCCGGTCGGGCCGGTGGCTCTCGGTCCACGCCTCGCCGATGAGCGGTGGCCCGTACCCGGCGCCCGTCGCCGTGACGGTGCACCCGGCGCCGGCCGCCGACGTGGCCGAGGTGCTGCTGCTCGCGTACGGGCTCACGCCGCGCGAGCGGGACGTCCTGGCCCGGGTCGTCGCCGGCCTGCCCTCGCGGGCCATCGCCATGGAACTGCATATCACCACAGCCACCGTGCAGGACCACCTGAAGAGCGTCTTCGCGAAGGCCGGTGTCCGCAGCCGCCGCGAACTGGTGGCGACCATCCTGGACCTGTGA